The nucleotide sequence CTGAAGATTCGGATTCAATATAAAATTAGGAACAGTATTGACATCTCTTGTCGCCAACGGAACTTGTCCCACAAAAGTTTCCGAATACAAATCAATCCCAATTGTCGTTTTGATTTTATCCTGAAAAACCTGAAGCGGTGTCATATAAGTATTTTGAGGCGTGATTTTCAGCCAAGTATTATATTCTTCCGACACATTGATTGGTTTTGAAAATTGATTCCAGGCCATCACCAGATAAGGCTGAAGATTGAATTTTGTTTTAATCTGCTGATCAATAATGGTTGTAAACTTCCCCTGCTGCTCTTTCAAGGTTGACTCTATAAAAGAGGCGATCGGAATTTTGACTTTACCATAATCTAAAACAGGTTTCTGCGTCCATACAAATCCGGCAGTCGTGGTTTTCGTGTTTAGTTTCCAGTCAGATGTTGCAGCAAGACTGGTAATAAAATTCATAATCAGATTAAAATTGGTATCCTGATACATATAATAACCCAGCGTTCCATAGCCTTTTTCTGCCCAGATCTTTAGCGGTACAGAAATCATCAGTCTGTTATTGGTCAAAGCTTTTATGGCGATATTACCCTGCTTTTCCACTTTAACTTTGAACTGGTCATTGTTATTATCCGTATAAGATTGATCTTCATACAAAACGCCTTTCACCGATTGATTGATGAGATTATTGATCTCAGAGACCGGCAGCGACACGGGAAGTGTAATATTAGATTTGATTTTGGGTAATGTATAAACCGGATTACCAGATTGTGAAAATATGAACAGACTGGATATTAAAAAAAATAAAGCCTGTGTTTTATTATAAATATTCATAAATGTTTTTGATATAATTTTAGAACGCTAAAATAATTGTTTTATTTAATAATGTTGATATCACTAAATTTGCAACACCTGTTATGACTCTCAATCATTTAAGCTACCTTTTTTCTATAAAAAACAACCGATAGTAGATAATCTACCATCGGTTTATTAATTGAATGATTATAATGTTAATTGGTTTTCAGCAACTTAAAATTAAATTAATAGCTATCACTAACTTTGAAACATTACCGGTTCTTTTTATCTTACCAGCACGAGCGTGACGCTCGCGCCAGCGGGGATTTTGTTCTATTATTTGCTTAAATCAATCGGCTTTTGGTCTTCCCATTTTGGCATATTCCCAATAATAAAAACTTGGTCTATTTTGTCATATCCTGTATTCTTCCAAAACATTAAATACATTTTTAAATCCTGATTGGTTTCAAAAGGTTTATAGTTTGGTTTTTTTAAAATAAACATTACATATTTTTTTTGAGTTCCAGCATTAAATGTATCCTTTACTTTTATGTTTTTCAACAAAATATTATTTGGGTTGATTTTAGAATAATTTTTATGCAGAAAAAACAAATCACTTGCTGTTGCACCAGGTAACTCTTGACTATCAGATACTATATTATTATAATCCGCAGAATTATTATTCTTTATAGCTTTAAAATACTGATTAACAGTATTTTTTATTTGTTCATTATCTTTATTTTTTTGGTTAGTACAACAGCTGATAATATTGCTAATACTAAAAAACAGCAAAAAATTGAACATTAATTTTTTCATAATCTAATAACCTTCTAATGGTTTTTGATCCTCCCACTTGGGTGTGTCACCAATTAAGTACATTTGATATATTTTATTATAACCATTTTTCTTCCAAAACATAAGATATAATCGCAAATCTTGATTAGTCTCAAAAGGTTTATAATTAGGTTTTTTTAAAGTGAACATAACATATTTTTGATGCACTCCAATATCTACCGTATCTTTTATCTTAATATTTTTTAATAATGTATTGTTTGGATTTATCTTAGAATAATTTCTTTTAAGAAAATTAAAATAATACATATCCCCTCCATCATCAAGTTTATAAATATTTTTATATGTTAAAGTATCATCTTTTTTTATACTGTTAAGGAAAAAGTGAACAGTTTTTTTAATCTGTTCATTATCTGAATCAATAGTTTTGCAACTTATGGTACTTACAAATACGACAAATAATAATATTAAATTTTTCATAGCTTATCTTTTGAAATTGATTTTGTAGTTGTATTTTGTCCTTGTATACGAATTCCGTTAGCTTTTAAAAGTGCGTTTCCCGCAGATATAATAGCACCATTTTGTGTTGGTGTACCTTTTGGCAACTGACCAGAGAAAACGTAATTAGTCACATTGGCTTTAAGTTGTGGATTTGCATTGGACATAGCTCCATTCACAATTTTTTCAGCAGTGCCCATTTTTTCAGCTTGTCCTCTAATTTTAACAATATCTTTTGAAGCTGTAGTATAATTACTAACTTCAGCCTGAGTTTTTCCTGTAATCAGATCTTTAATTTGCACTGCCGTATTAAGTAATGTTTTAACTCCGTCGATTATATTTGTAGGACCTTCGGCTCCTTTAGAATTTGATGGCATCGGCGCATCAGACATTTGAGGGCCTTCTGGAGCATCTCCACCGTATGCTGGAATTGCAAATCCTTTTCCTGTAGAAAAAGAACGCTGATCAGGATTATAACCAGATGTAGTTAATCCTATAGAACCTGCATCGAATACTGGATTCCCGTGAATGTCTTTTTGAGATGCCGGAATATTAGAATTAACTAATGAAACATTTGTTGTAATAGATAATGGATTTTGGGTTACTGTTTGTTGAAACATTTCTGTCCCACGAGGAACCAATTCTAAACCTTCCAATTCTCTACCCAATCCTAATTTATTCTCCTGAAAAGCATAAGTAGAATTGTAGGCATACTTCTCTGCAAGCGGATCTATATTAAAGAACCTTCCCACATCCGGCATATACTGCCGCCATTTGAAAGCGTAGAATCCTGTTTCTTGCAGCTCTTGTTCTTGGTACTTGTACTTCTACATCCCCGCTCACATTTTCCAAAACTTCCTACTCAAGGTTTTCTCGTGCGAGGCTTTACACTGTGAACGCCTGCTCTTGCTCGCTTTTCAAATTTAACAATTTTTTTCTTTCAATTGAAAAAAAATAATTACACTTTTTAAGGACTGACCTACACTTTTAAATTTCAATTGAAAAAAAATATTGAGTTTTATTTCAAAAAATTGCAGAAAAATCGCCAATCCCCAAAAGTCTATGTAACATAAAACTACCGCATTATAGTCAGATATTTTGCAAATCCTTGCCGATAATTCATTTTATGTTTTCGCTCCCGCAAATAGACTTTTCCTTTCTTTTTTTCTGCATTTTTCTTTTCCCCGAGAATCGGGCAAGTCTTGGTTTTTGTGGGTACAAAGACACATCTTGCAACTTAATTTTTGATTTTTTCTAAGAGCTTTAAAAAATGATGTTTATTTTCTTAGGCTTTTATTTAAAACACTGATAGTCAGTATTCATTTTTTGTAAAATCCCTTTTGAGAGCTCCTCATTTTCACTAAAAAAATAATTTCTTTTTTAGAGCATTTTTTTCTAAGTGTTTTTGCAGAAAAAATAAAATCCTATTATTCTACTAATAATCAATAGTTTACAACTTGCACCTTGTACTATTTTATGCAGGTGGAGAACTCTACCTTGTACTATTTTTTACAGGTTTTTCCTTAACCTGTGTGCTTTTTATGCAGGTTATAAAATTCTTTACCTTGCATTATTTTTTATAGGTCTGGAAGATTAAACCTTACACTATTTTTCACAGGTTTGGCTCGATAACCCTGTACTATTTCTTACAGGTTCTTTGTTGTCGCTGTTGTTGCAAAATGTGGGATTGTGGTAAAAATTGCAGTTGGCTTAGCATTGGTTTTTTCCATAATTCCACATTTTTAGTTCTTTTTATAGCTTAACTTTCAACCAAAGGACTTTCGGAGCTTCGGCGCATTTTATCCGCTTTTTCGGGTGGTTGTAGAAGTTGGCAAAAAGTCTTTTTCTTGCGGTTGGTTGAGTTCGGGAAGCATTGGCAAGGTAGGAAGCGGAATACTTTGTATGTAGTGTAGGAAAGCATTTTACATAATCCCAAATTATAGGCAAAAATGGTGCTGGTTTGTGCGTAACGAAGCTTCAGCGGAGTGGAGAACAACGTTTTTGCGTTGGCAATTGCGTATAATTTTGATTATGTAATTTGCTGTGGCATTAAAGCGTTGGAAAAGCTTCGGACGAGCGTCGGCGGAAAATGTCTTTTTTAGTTTTGGGGGCGGGAAAACTACTCAAAAATGCAAGCGTTGGACTTTCTTGGTTCTTGGTTCTTTTGTCTTGGCTCTTATTTTATCGGGTGGAACTGATTAATCGCTGTTTGTAACGCATTTATTCCTGTTTCTTTGTATTTCTCCGTGGTGTCTGCGTGTTTATGTCCTGCAAAATATTGAACTTTTCGTAAGTTTTCTCCGTTGTCTAATTTTAATTTTATCACGCTTTGTCGGATTCTTGTGGAAGTCAATCGTTTTGTAAACTGCTTTTGATAGGTTGAGACTAAATAATTAATGTCTTCTTTTGTAGTTTTAGTTCCTAATTTTCCGAGTAAAAAATAATTTTCTGTTTCGGTTCTAAATGTTACTAATTTCGCTCTTTCTTCCTGTAAATACTGATAAAATAATAGGATTTGTTCGGCTTTTAAATTCAATATTCTTTCGTTGGTAATTGCTGTTTTTTGAACTTTTATTTTGGCTTCTTTCAGATCTAAATCTTCAATCTTTAATCTTTCAATATCTCCGACTAATAGCGCTTGATTAACGAGTAAACTGATGATAATTTGATTCCGTTTTGTAAGTATTGGATAACGTTCTTCTCTTGGTTCTAATAACTTCTGCAATTCTTTTTCTGTCAGTAATTCCTGTAATTGGATTGGGTTTTCTTTTCCGTCTTTTATTCTGATGGGTTTCGCAGGATTATGTTTTACTTTTCCCGTTTCCTGTAAGTATTCAAAGTATTTTTTTATCGCCTGTAAAATCTTGTGTGTGCTTTGTGGACTATTGGTTTTTCTGACCAGTTCTATATAATCCATAATATTCTGATGGCTTATTTTTGCAGGATTTTTATAATGTCTTTTGAACTTTTCTATTTCATACAAATATCCTTGTGCAGAGCTTTCTGATAAATGATTTTCTAAATATTCTCTGATTTCCATTTGGCTTTTATTCTTGTGTAAATCTGTGTTGTTCCTAAATATTCGTGTCCTAAAAAATCTCTCACTTTCTCAAGTTCCATTCCCTGTTCTAGAAGTTGTGTTGCAATGGTATGTCTTAAACAATGCAATGTAAATCCTTGATTATTTAATTCTGCTTTTTTGAGTAACTTTTTAAATTCTTCGTAGATTCTTGTTGCTGTAATGTTCAATAAATATTCTTTTCCTTCAGATGAAAAAATAAAATCTTTAATATCTTTCTGAACTTGTTTT is from Epilithonimonas vandammei and encodes:
- a CDS encoding DUF4403 family protein, with the translated sequence MNIYNKTQALFFLISSLFIFSQSGNPVYTLPKIKSNITLPVSLPVSEINNLINQSVKGVLYEDQSYTDNNNDQFKVKVEKQGNIAIKALTNNRLMISVPLKIWAEKGYGTLGYYMYQDTNFNLIMNFITSLAATSDWKLNTKTTTAGFVWTQKPVLDYGKVKIPIASFIESTLKEQQGKFTTIIDQQIKTKFNLQPYLVMAWNQFSKPINVSEEYNTWLKITPQNTYMTPLQVFQDKIKTTIGIDLYSETFVGQVPLATRDVNTVPNFILNPNLQNVLNLQTTANISFDEATRLAKQQFQDKEFPMSSEEKKVKITDISVYQEKENIVIEAHTTGEVNGTAFIKGKPYYSAEEHKIKLNVTDFNLKTKNFFQKALTVLFEGKIRRMIEKDYGIPLLDIENASKKSLMENFNKEYVKGIKLQGNVLDLKPTQFLLSEKYITIVIDTKAQLQMNVSGLSF
- a CDS encoding tyrosine-type recombinase/integrase → MEIREYLENHLSESSAQGYLYEIEKFKRHYKNPAKISHQNIMDYIELVRKTNSPQSTHKILQAIKKYFEYLQETGKVKHNPAKPIRIKDGKENPIQLQELLTEKELQKLLEPREERYPILTKRNQIIISLLVNQALLVGDIERLKIEDLDLKEAKIKVQKTAITNERILNLKAEQILLFYQYLQEERAKLVTFRTETENYFLLGKLGTKTTKEDINYLVSTYQKQFTKRLTSTRIRQSVIKLKLDNGENLRKVQYFAGHKHADTTEKYKETGINALQTAINQFHPIK